The proteins below are encoded in one region of Sporosarcina sp. FSL K6-1508:
- a CDS encoding NEAT domain-containing protein, with product MRKKSVFMMTVLFAIFTILPTLAPEKAAAASNYADGEYTVPFTVLKDTGNEQSTTAEYMVSPAKVIVQNGKTYAVVTLKNSSWWQYFKVSAGGGFADVQVVSNDTANDKRVVKFEVKDIEQLVNAKIHVIVTGIPGFTYDNKYDIRFKFNSSSIPLAPVAQKPATPPAPKPTPKPAQPTPKPAPKPAVTTEKASATSKPAEKQEAVAKVETKTDEKKLDTKEAAEEKTDTVTEEKASESTKPTEQTKEEKESVTKEEEIAAEEQAAEESSEETKEAIEEEVEADSTTKSNSTLFIVIFSVLILGGVIIFAMRQRSRTEK from the coding sequence TTGAGAAAAAAATCCGTTTTTATGATGACAGTATTATTCGCTATATTTACTATACTTCCCACACTTGCACCTGAAAAAGCTGCTGCGGCTTCCAACTATGCCGATGGCGAGTATACGGTTCCGTTTACAGTGTTGAAAGATACGGGCAATGAGCAATCAACGACAGCTGAATATATGGTTAGCCCAGCAAAAGTAATTGTTCAAAATGGCAAAACATATGCCGTTGTTACATTGAAAAACAGTTCTTGGTGGCAATACTTTAAAGTATCAGCAGGCGGCGGATTTGCCGATGTACAAGTAGTTAGTAATGATACGGCAAATGACAAACGCGTTGTGAAATTTGAAGTGAAAGACATTGAGCAATTGGTAAATGCCAAAATTCATGTCATTGTAACGGGTATTCCCGGTTTTACATATGACAACAAATACGATATCCGCTTCAAATTTAACAGTTCCAGCATCCCTTTGGCACCTGTCGCACAAAAGCCCGCAACACCTCCAGCACCTAAACCAACACCAAAGCCAGCACAACCAACACCTAAACCAGCACCCAAGCCCGCAGTAACAACGGAAAAGGCGAGTGCAACATCTAAACCAGCAGAAAAACAAGAAGCTGTTGCGAAAGTAGAAACAAAAACCGACGAGAAAAAACTAGATACCAAAGAAGCGGCGGAAGAAAAGACAGATACTGTGACAGAAGAAAAAGCTTCTGAATCGACTAAACCAACCGAGCAAACGAAAGAAGAAAAAGAGTCTGTGACGAAAGAGGAAGAAATTGCTGCTGAAGAACAAGCAGCAGAAGAGTCATCCGAAGAAACGAAAGAAGCAATTGAAGAAGAGGTCGAAGCAGATTCGACAACTAAATCGAATTCTACATTGTTTATCGTCATTTTCTCAGTACTTATTCTTGGTGGAGTTATAATCTTCGCTATGAGACAACGTTCACGGACTGAAAAATAA
- a CDS encoding FecCD family ABC transporter permease, with amino-acid sequence MLRKNKKTLSFVSVILLLIVVSIQSALMGSIKVTPFELIQGLLTGTNEQVAIIKDLRLPRILIAMFAGAALSVAGVLLQAVMRNPLADPGIIGVSAGAGFMSILVVALFPTLYFFVPLFAFLGGAFAFFLVYTLSWRSGLDPLRMILIGIAVNALFTGLSQGLGFSGSAITQSMSQVMTSTLTMKKWSDVDVIVLYGTIGLVLAFIVYSWCNYLALDDKTAKNLGVNVNLARLVISLVAVLLASVATAVAGLFAFVGLLIPHIGRSLVGTDHKVLIPFSALAGALLILTADTVGRTIIAPNEIPASIIMAVIGGPFLIFLLRKSDRIYGH; translated from the coding sequence ATGTTGCGGAAAAATAAAAAGACGCTCAGTTTTGTCAGCGTCATACTATTACTCATAGTTGTCAGCATTCAATCCGCTCTCATGGGGAGCATTAAAGTCACGCCATTTGAACTGATTCAAGGACTCTTAACGGGGACAAATGAGCAAGTTGCTATCATTAAAGACTTGCGCCTACCGCGGATTCTAATCGCCATGTTTGCAGGAGCAGCTTTGTCAGTGGCGGGAGTACTGCTGCAAGCAGTAATGCGAAATCCATTAGCAGACCCTGGAATTATTGGTGTTTCCGCGGGTGCAGGGTTTATGTCCATACTTGTTGTAGCGTTGTTTCCGACGCTGTACTTTTTTGTACCTCTTTTTGCATTTTTGGGAGGGGCTTTTGCATTTTTCCTTGTGTACACACTATCGTGGAGATCCGGACTCGATCCGCTTCGTATGATTTTAATCGGGATAGCAGTGAATGCTTTATTTACAGGGCTGAGTCAAGGGCTTGGATTTAGCGGAAGTGCGATTACACAATCAATGAGTCAAGTGATGACTTCGACGCTCACGATGAAAAAGTGGAGTGATGTCGATGTGATCGTCTTATATGGAACGATTGGTCTAGTATTAGCGTTTATCGTTTATTCATGGTGCAATTACTTAGCACTGGATGATAAAACGGCAAAAAATCTTGGGGTTAATGTAAATCTAGCACGGTTGGTGATTTCTTTGGTGGCCGTCTTGCTTGCTTCAGTTGCAACGGCAGTCGCGGGCTTATTTGCTTTTGTGGGCTTGCTTATCCCTCATATTGGGCGATCATTGGTTGGAACGGACCACAAAGTCCTCATCCCGTTTTCAGCATTGGCAGGAGCCTTACTGATTTTAACAGCAGATACAGTTGGGCGAACGATTATCGCGCCAAATGAAATCCCTGCTTCTATCATCATGGCAGTCATCGGGGGGCCTTTCCTCATATTCTTGTTGAGAAAGAGTGATCGTATTTATGGACATTAA
- a CDS encoding ABC transporter ATP-binding protein, with protein MDIKDIVFSYDKKVNTLHGVNSTIESGKVTTIIGPNGCGKSTLLGVMANNNLPQSGQVQLEGKALADFKPKELAKKLAVVHQQNNAPSDMTVEKLTSYGRIPYKSLFTSATDEDQQAIDWALACTNLTDKRSVPIDELSGGQMQRVWIAMALAQKTPFLLLDEPTTYLDIYYQYELLELIKGLNRTHGMSIVMVLHDINQAIRYSDTIIAMKAGKIVATGAPSEVITVQTVKEIYGVDVVVKNDKATGMYIIPVGI; from the coding sequence ATGGACATTAAGGATATTGTTTTCTCCTACGACAAAAAAGTAAATACGTTACATGGCGTCAACAGTACAATTGAGAGTGGAAAAGTGACAACAATTATCGGACCGAATGGTTGCGGAAAATCGACACTTCTTGGCGTAATGGCCAATAATAATCTTCCGCAAAGTGGACAAGTTCAATTAGAAGGAAAAGCACTCGCTGATTTCAAGCCGAAAGAACTAGCGAAGAAGTTAGCCGTTGTCCACCAGCAAAATAACGCCCCGTCGGATATGACTGTCGAAAAACTAACAAGTTACGGACGGATTCCATATAAGAGTCTTTTTACCTCAGCAACAGATGAAGACCAACAGGCCATTGACTGGGCGCTTGCATGCACCAATTTGACGGATAAGCGATCGGTGCCGATTGACGAATTATCTGGAGGTCAAATGCAGCGTGTCTGGATTGCAATGGCATTAGCTCAAAAAACACCCTTTCTTCTACTGGATGAGCCGACGACCTATCTTGATATATATTACCAATACGAATTATTGGAACTGATCAAAGGCTTAAATCGCACGCATGGAATGTCGATTGTCATGGTTTTACACGACATTAATCAGGCGATCCGTTACAGCGATACAATTATTGCGATGAAAGCAGGTAAAATCGTCGCTACAGGCGCGCCAAGCGAAGTCATTACCGTTCAAACCGTAAAAGAGATTTATGGAGTTGACGTAGTCGTAAAAAACGATAAAGCAACTGGTATGTACATCATTCCAGTAGGAATTTAA
- the isdE gene encoding heme ABC transporter substrate-binding protein IsdE, producing the protein MKMRTVRNLLYTLLAIVMLAGCSSQEGTSSNEKKIDPAGDRIVATTVALTEIMDALEIDLVGVPSSYKELPKRYKDAEKVGNPMSPDMEMLLSLKPTEILSVTTLKYDLQEMFDERDIDMTYVNLESIDAMHSEILKLGEKYDRQEQAEAIINEFEEKVAEIDKLTEGQEQPSVLILLGIPGSYLVATENSYIGDLVKRSGGKNVITGEKVEFLSSNTEYLQQAKPDIILRASHGMPEEVVKMFDDEFKSNDIWKHFEAVKNDRVYDLDELLFGTTGSLAAVEALGELQKMLYPN; encoded by the coding sequence ATGAAAATGCGAACAGTAAGGAACCTTCTTTATACGCTTTTAGCTATTGTTATGTTGGCCGGTTGTTCATCGCAAGAGGGAACTTCATCCAATGAAAAAAAAATTGATCCAGCGGGCGATCGAATTGTTGCAACAACGGTCGCATTGACGGAAATAATGGATGCACTTGAAATTGATTTAGTCGGGGTACCGTCCAGTTACAAAGAGTTGCCTAAACGCTATAAGGACGCGGAAAAAGTGGGAAACCCAATGAGCCCTGACATGGAAATGCTACTGTCACTGAAACCGACAGAAATACTGTCCGTGACAACGTTAAAATATGACTTGCAAGAAATGTTTGACGAACGGGACATTGATATGACCTATGTCAATTTGGAGAGCATCGATGCGATGCATAGCGAAATCTTGAAATTAGGCGAGAAGTACGACCGTCAAGAACAGGCAGAAGCCATTATCAATGAATTCGAAGAAAAAGTCGCCGAAATTGATAAGTTGACGGAAGGACAAGAACAGCCATCCGTTCTTATATTACTTGGTATTCCAGGGAGTTATCTAGTTGCAACAGAAAACTCGTATATCGGAGACCTTGTAAAACGGAGTGGCGGAAAAAATGTCATTACCGGAGAAAAAGTAGAGTTTTTGTCTTCCAATACGGAATATCTACAGCAAGCAAAACCGGATATTATTTTAAGAGCGTCACACGGGATGCCTGAGGAAGTGGTCAAAATGTTTGATGACGAATTTAAATCCAATGATATTTGGAAACATTTCGAGGCTGTTAAAAACGACCGTGTGTATGATTTAGACGAACTTCTATTTGGAACAACAGGTAGTCTGGCTGCAGTCGAAGCGCTAGGTGAACTGCAAAAAATGTTGTATCCAAACTAA